Proteins encoded in a region of the Clostridium butyricum genome:
- a CDS encoding Dabb family protein, whose translation MFTHIVLFKVKEPTTENLEFLKKTFLSMKGNIAELKELEVGVDVVGSDRSYNIGIITRFDSKDEYLAYDVNEFHVEKVKKVIGPYVECSKTLDF comes from the coding sequence ATGTTCACACATATTGTATTATTCAAAGTTAAAGAACCAACAACAGAAAATTTAGAGTTTTTAAAGAAAACATTTTTATCAATGAAAGGCAATATTGCTGAATTGAAAGAGCTTGAAGTTGGTGTTGATGTTGTAGGAAGTGATAGAAGCTACAATATAGGCATTATAACAAGATTTGATTCTAAAGATGAGTATTTAGCTTACGATGTTAATGAGTTCCATGTGGAGAAGGTTAAGAAGGTTATAGGACCATATGTTGAATGTAGTAAGACATTAGATTTCTAA
- the pfkA gene encoding 6-phosphofructokinase: MKKIAVLTSGGDAPGMNAAIRAVVRTALNNGIEVMGVQRGYSGLINGELFSMDKTSVSDIIQRGGTILRTARCPEFKNEEVRKKAAKILQAYGVEALVVIGGDGSFTGAKLLSKLGIKTIGLPGTIDNDLAYTDFTLGFDTALNTVVDAINKIRDTSTSHERVSIVEVMGRNCGDLALYAGIAGGAESIIVPELGFDKDELCKTILEGKNKGKMHNLIILAEGIGGAFDLAKEVEEVTGIETRATILGHIQRGGSPSATDRVLASRMGAKAIEVLLEGKTSRVIGIRNNEIIDQDIDEALDMESKFDKELYNIAQVLA; this comes from the coding sequence ATGAAAAAGATAGCTGTGTTAACAAGTGGTGGAGATGCACCAGGAATGAATGCTGCAATCAGAGCAGTTGTAAGAACAGCACTTAATAACGGAATTGAAGTTATGGGTGTACAAAGAGGATATAGTGGACTTATAAATGGAGAATTATTCAGCATGGATAAAACTTCTGTATCTGATATAATTCAAAGAGGTGGAACAATCTTAAGAACAGCTAGATGTCCTGAATTTAAAAACGAAGAAGTAAGAAAAAAAGCTGCTAAAATTTTACAAGCCTATGGGGTTGAAGCTTTAGTAGTTATAGGTGGAGATGGATCATTTACAGGAGCAAAATTATTATCAAAGCTTGGAATAAAGACTATTGGTCTTCCAGGAACAATAGATAATGACTTAGCTTACACTGATTTTACTTTAGGTTTTGATACAGCTTTAAATACTGTTGTTGATGCTATAAACAAAATAAGAGATACATCAACATCTCATGAAAGAGTTTCTATTGTAGAAGTAATGGGTAGAAATTGTGGTGATTTAGCTTTATATGCTGGTATAGCAGGAGGAGCAGAATCAATCATAGTGCCTGAATTAGGATTTGATAAAGATGAACTTTGTAAAACAATCTTAGAAGGTAAAAATAAAGGTAAAATGCATAACTTAATAATTCTTGCAGAAGGAATTGGGGGAGCATTTGATTTAGCTAAGGAAGTTGAAGAAGTTACAGGAATTGAAACAAGAGCAACTATTTTAGGTCATATCCAAAGAGGTGGAAGCCCAAGTGCAACAGACAGAGTTTTAGCTTCAAGAATGGGAGCAAAAGCAATAGAAGTTCTATTAGAAGGTAAAACTTCTAGAGTAATAGGAATTAGAAATAATGAAATCATAGATCAAGATATAGATGAAGCTTTAGATATGGAAAGCAAATTCGACAAAGAATTATATAATATTGCTCAAGTATTAGCGTAA
- a CDS encoding gluconeogenesis factor YvcK family protein, giving the protein MRIRDWLKPGIKVKRWLAFGVFGVLLIAFGFTELVTHRLYDFYYKVFYIFLNLTGLFVLYVSVTETMKSVIALINKGYLKVSLDSEKIESLIYEKRLLVKGPKIVVIGGGTGLSTMLRGLKYYTSNITAIVTVGDDGGGSGDLREDLGMLPPGDIRNCILALADTEPLMEDLLQYRFKDGRLKNQSFGNLFLAAMAGISDNFEEAVQKMSSVLAVTGKVIPVTLDNMQLIAKLQNGNIVEGESQIPEEAIKQNSRIDELRIKPENAKPLKEALDALKEADAIVMGPGSLYTSITSNLLVKDISKAVRKSNAIKIYISNIMTQPGETTGFKVSDHLKVLRKYGGKDIVDYAIVNTGEITEELKEKYNQEGAELVKLDEEDIKSMGIKIVGENLVKIQNGTVKHDSDKLAEVLADTIMEKKLLYDKKKIIEYMYLSQRVKARDREEKGKQGEI; this is encoded by the coding sequence ATGAGAATACGAGATTGGCTTAAACCAGGGATTAAAGTTAAGCGTTGGTTAGCATTTGGAGTATTTGGAGTATTATTAATAGCATTTGGATTTACTGAATTAGTAACACATAGATTATATGATTTTTATTACAAGGTATTTTATATTTTCTTGAATCTAACAGGATTATTTGTATTGTATGTTTCAGTTACTGAAACTATGAAATCAGTTATTGCTCTTATTAATAAAGGATATTTAAAGGTATCATTAGATAGTGAAAAAATTGAAAGTTTGATTTATGAAAAGAGACTTTTAGTTAAAGGGCCGAAGATAGTTGTTATAGGAGGGGGGACTGGACTTTCTACAATGCTTAGAGGTCTTAAGTACTATACTTCGAATATAACAGCAATAGTTACAGTTGGAGATGATGGGGGAGGTTCTGGAGATTTAAGAGAAGACCTTGGTATGCTTCCTCCAGGAGATATAAGAAACTGTATTCTTGCACTTGCTGATACAGAACCATTAATGGAAGATTTACTTCAATATAGATTTAAAGATGGAAGACTTAAAAATCAGAGTTTTGGTAATCTGTTTCTTGCTGCAATGGCAGGAATTTCAGATAATTTTGAAGAAGCTGTTCAGAAAATGAGTTCTGTACTTGCTGTAACAGGTAAAGTTATACCTGTTACTTTAGATAATATGCAGCTTATTGCAAAGCTTCAAAATGGAAATATAGTTGAAGGTGAATCACAGATACCAGAAGAAGCAATAAAGCAAAATTCAAGAATTGATGAACTTAGAATCAAACCTGAAAATGCAAAACCTTTAAAAGAAGCTTTGGATGCTCTAAAAGAAGCAGATGCAATTGTAATGGGGCCAGGAAGCCTTTATACTAGTATAACTTCTAATTTACTTGTAAAGGATATATCTAAGGCAGTGAGAAAAAGTAATGCAATTAAGATATATATATCTAATATCATGACACAGCCAGGAGAAACAACTGGTTTTAAAGTATCTGACCATTTGAAAGTATTACGTAAATATGGTGGAAAAGATATTGTAGATTATGCAATTGTAAACACAGGTGAAATAACAGAAGAACTAAAGGAAAAATATAATCAGGAAGGCGCTGAACTTGTTAAACTTGATGAAGAAGATATCAAGAGTATGGGAATAAAAATAGTAGGTGAAAATCTGGTTAAAATACAAAATGGAACAGTTAAACATGATTCAGATAAGCTTGCAGAAGTTTTAGCTGATACTATTATGGAAAAGAAACTTCTATACGATAAGAAGAAGATTATTGAATATATGTATTTATCTCAAAGAGTAAAAGCTAGAGATAGAGAAGAAAAAGGTAAACAAGGCGAAATTTAA
- the uvrC gene encoding excinuclease ABC subunit UvrC translates to MFDFKAQLKILPDKPGVYLMKNSLGEIIYVGKAKVLKNRVRQYFQNSKNHSEKVKAMVKNIAEFEYIVTDSEMEALILECNLIKKHSPKYNISLKDDKFYPFIKITTNEDFPRVFITRNFAKDGNKYFGPYPNAGAVHETIKLIRKIFPLRTCKKLIFENGKHTRPCLNYHIKKCNAPCEGHISKDEYKRMIDEIIDVLSGRDKSLINKLKNDMQEASMNLEFEKAASFRDKILAIESIAEKQKVFKSQDNDEDFINIYKDEKDCAVQVFFLRDGKVTGRENFILENSAYEDDSVIISQFIVSFYGGTPKVPKNIYIPLSNDDDNDALEEFLTIKRGSKVFVKVPIKGEKKEMLELVKSNAKVTLDQFKDKILRDKEINRLCLEEIQELLELDSMPIRIEAYDISNIQGVDSVGSMIVFEDGKAKNSDYRRFRIKTVKNANDYDSMREILERRFSHGLKEIKEIQERQLKFSSGKFSNFPDLIMMDGGKGQVNVALEVLQKLGINIPVCGLVKDDHHATRGIIYNNKELIINRTSNLMQMIRRVQDEVHRFAITYHRSLRDKKTLHSILDDIPNIGQKRRMALLMKFGSIDNIKKATVEELLETESIDNKAATSIMAYFKNHEQNN, encoded by the coding sequence ATGTTTGATTTTAAAGCTCAACTTAAGATTTTACCTGACAAGCCAGGTGTCTATTTAATGAAAAACAGCCTGGGTGAAATTATTTATGTAGGTAAAGCAAAAGTTTTAAAAAATAGAGTAAGACAATATTTTCAGAATTCAAAAAATCATTCTGAAAAAGTAAAAGCAATGGTAAAAAACATTGCAGAATTTGAGTACATAGTTACAGATTCAGAAATGGAAGCATTAATTCTTGAATGTAATTTAATAAAAAAACATAGCCCTAAATATAATATTTCCCTAAAGGATGATAAATTTTATCCTTTTATAAAAATAACGACAAATGAGGATTTTCCAAGAGTATTTATAACAAGAAACTTTGCTAAGGATGGAAATAAGTATTTTGGACCTTATCCAAATGCAGGAGCTGTTCATGAAACTATAAAACTCATAAGAAAAATATTTCCACTTAGAACATGCAAAAAGTTAATCTTTGAAAATGGTAAACATACAAGACCTTGTTTGAATTATCATATAAAAAAGTGTAATGCACCTTGTGAAGGGCATATTTCAAAAGATGAATATAAACGTATGATAGATGAGATTATAGATGTATTGAGTGGAAGAGATAAAAGTCTTATTAATAAGCTTAAAAATGATATGCAAGAAGCATCAATGAACCTAGAATTTGAAAAAGCCGCATCATTTAGAGATAAGATTTTAGCAATTGAAAGTATAGCTGAAAAACAAAAGGTATTTAAATCACAAGATAATGATGAAGACTTTATAAATATATATAAAGATGAAAAAGACTGTGCAGTTCAAGTGTTCTTTTTAAGAGATGGAAAAGTTACAGGAAGAGAAAATTTCATTCTTGAAAACAGTGCTTATGAAGATGATTCAGTTATAATATCTCAATTTATAGTATCATTTTATGGTGGAACACCTAAGGTTCCAAAGAATATATATATACCATTAAGCAATGATGATGACAATGATGCACTTGAAGAATTTCTAACAATTAAACGTGGATCAAAAGTATTTGTTAAGGTACCTATTAAAGGTGAAAAGAAGGAAATGCTTGAGCTTGTTAAGAGCAATGCAAAGGTAACCTTGGATCAGTTTAAAGATAAGATTTTAAGAGATAAGGAAATAAATAGACTCTGCCTTGAAGAAATTCAAGAATTATTAGAACTTGATTCTATGCCAATAAGAATAGAAGCTTATGATATTTCAAATATTCAGGGAGTTGATTCTGTTGGGTCTATGATTGTTTTTGAAGATGGAAAAGCTAAAAATAGTGATTACAGAAGATTTCGTATAAAAACTGTAAAAAATGCTAATGATTATGATAGTATGAGAGAAATATTAGAAAGAAGATTTAGCCATGGTTTAAAAGAAATTAAAGAAATCCAGGAAAGGCAGCTTAAATTTTCAAGTGGTAAGTTCTCTAATTTTCCAGATTTAATTATGATGGATGGAGGAAAAGGTCAGGTTAATGTGGCCCTTGAAGTGTTACAGAAGCTTGGAATAAATATACCAGTTTGTGGTCTTGTTAAAGACGATCACCATGCAACAAGAGGGATTATTTATAATAATAAAGAACTTATAATAAATAGAACTTCTAATCTTATGCAGATGATAAGACGAGTTCAGGATGAAGTACATAGATTTGCAATAACATATCATAGAAGTCTGAGAGATAAAAAGACACTTCATTCAATACTGGACGATATACCTAATATTGGTCAAAAAAGACGTATGGCTCTTTTAATGAAATTTGGAAGTATAGATAATATAAAGAAAGCAACTGTAGAGGAACTGCTAGAAACAGAATCTATAGATAATAAGGCAGCAACAAGCATTATGGCGTATTTTAAAAACCATGAACAAAATAATTAA
- a CDS encoding LAGLIDADG family homing endonuclease, giving the protein MAKRYELDKNKDKIIDLYINKKMSCNDISKKLGYSLCGIYDALRRWNVKTRNLRESHIIYECDETFFYNIDSEEKAYWLGFIYADGYITANKLGIALAMRDIEHLEKFKKCIKATYPINTYMSNSNYKSIEYCRILINSPKLVRDIKLKGVVYNKSLIIKYPNKDMLDEIYYRHFIRGYFDGDGSLVLSKNSINFKICGTKEFLEKLIEVFNSCSKYSFKNVLFKRKKDNKNNYYLSFGGRYKTLSVMNYLYDKSEVYLDRKYKKFILLKSM; this is encoded by the coding sequence ATGGCTAAAAGATATGAACTTGATAAAAACAAAGATAAAATAATAGATTTATATATAAACAAAAAAATGTCATGTAATGATATTTCTAAGAAATTGGGATATAGTTTATGTGGAATATATGATGCTTTAAGAAGATGGAATGTTAAAACAAGAAATTTAAGAGAAAGTCATATAATATATGAGTGTGACGAAACATTTTTTTATAATATAGATTCAGAAGAAAAAGCTTATTGGCTTGGATTTATATATGCGGATGGATATATTACAGCAAATAAGCTTGGTATTGCATTGGCTATGAGAGATATAGAACATCTAGAAAAATTTAAGAAGTGCATTAAAGCAACATATCCAATAAATACATATATGTCAAATTCAAATTACAAATCTATAGAGTATTGCAGAATATTGATAAATAGTCCTAAACTTGTTAGAGATATCAAATTAAAGGGAGTAGTGTACAATAAATCACTAATTATAAAATATCCTAATAAAGATATGTTAGATGAAATATACTATAGACACTTTATTAGAGGATATTTTGATGGAGATGGTAGTTTGGTGTTGTCAAAAAATTCTATTAATTTTAAAATTTGCGGAACAAAAGAGTTTTTAGAAAAGTTAATAGAAGTATTTAATAGCTGTTCAAAATATTCTTTTAAGAATGTTTTATTTAAGAGAAAAAAAGACAACAAAAATAATTACTATTTAAGTTTTGGTGGAAGATATAAAACACTATCTGTAATGAATTATTTATATGATAAATCTGAAGTCTATTTAGACAGAAAATATAAAAAGTTTATATTGTTAAAGAGCATGTAA
- a CDS encoding peptidoglycan D,D-transpeptidase FtsI family protein: MKDNSNSIKQVMIVFLFCFVALISYIAYFQTFSAPGIAEQPGNKRIYAVSNEILRGTIYDRNGNALTTSERIDALTQKRTYTKGDLYVHALGYNSSIYGAVGLEAKYNKELSTYSKLQNNFSSIINDFSIDKLKSMFEERKEDEDKIGNGVVTTLDPVIQQAAYNALGSNKGAVVALNPKTGEVLAMVSKPTYNPNDLKASMDAANAGSADNSPLINRATAGLYPPGSTFKTITLTSALENIGGITNRTFNDEGKIVFNDKQSLSNANNAVYGTIDLREAFKVSSNVVFGTLAMELGNDKLKATAEDYGFNNSIEAEGITIENSRFPTLTASEKGSIAQTGIGQSSILATPIQMALVSSTIANDGKMMVPTLVSKVIDKDGNVVKTVEPKVRKQIMNSTDAGIIKDYMKNLVDSKVSGSWSYFQGTNAAGKTGTADYNLPNGTPAKPHSWFIGFAPADNPKIALAVIVENGGYGSTAAAQVAGNVINTALR; the protein is encoded by the coding sequence ATGAAAGATAATTCAAATAGTATAAAACAAGTAATGATAGTTTTTCTATTTTGCTTTGTAGCTCTTATATCTTATATTGCATATTTTCAAACATTTTCAGCGCCAGGTATAGCGGAACAGCCAGGAAATAAAAGAATTTATGCAGTATCAAATGAAATTTTAAGAGGAACCATTTATGATAGAAATGGTAATGCATTAACTACAAGCGAAAGAATAGATGCATTAACTCAAAAAAGAACATACACAAAAGGTGATTTATATGTTCATGCATTAGGATACAATAGTTCAATATATGGAGCTGTTGGTCTTGAAGCAAAATATAATAAAGAACTGTCAACTTATAGCAAACTTCAAAATAATTTTTCAAGTATTATTAATGATTTTAGTATTGATAAATTAAAAAGTATGTTTGAAGAAAGAAAAGAAGATGAAGATAAAATTGGAAATGGAGTTGTTACAACTTTAGATCCAGTAATACAACAGGCTGCATATAATGCTCTTGGAAGTAATAAAGGAGCTGTTGTTGCATTAAATCCTAAAACAGGAGAAGTGTTAGCCATGGTTTCTAAACCAACATATAATCCTAATGATTTAAAGGCATCAATGGATGCAGCTAATGCAGGAAGTGCAGATAATTCACCACTTATAAATAGAGCAACAGCTGGGTTATATCCACCTGGATCAACCTTTAAGACAATTACATTAACAAGTGCTCTAGAAAATATAGGCGGTATAACAAATAGAACCTTTAATGATGAAGGAAAGATAGTATTTAATGATAAACAGTCGTTAAGTAATGCTAATAATGCTGTATATGGTACTATTGATTTAAGAGAAGCATTTAAAGTATCAAGTAATGTAGTTTTTGGTACACTTGCAATGGAGCTTGGTAATGATAAACTAAAAGCTACTGCAGAAGATTATGGTTTCAATAATTCAATAGAAGCAGAGGGAATTACAATTGAAAACAGTAGATTCCCAACGTTAACTGCAAGTGAAAAAGGAAGTATTGCTCAGACAGGAATAGGTCAAAGTAGTATACTTGCTACACCAATTCAAATGGCATTAGTATCAAGTACTATTGCAAATGATGGAAAGATGATGGTACCTACATTAGTTAGTAAAGTAATAGACAAAGATGGAAATGTAGTTAAAACTGTTGAACCTAAAGTTCGTAAACAGATTATGAATAGTACTGATGCAGGTATAATAAAAGATTATATGAAGAATCTTGTTGATTCTAAAGTAAGTGGATCATGGAGCTATTTCCAAGGCACTAATGCAGCTGGTAAGACAGGAACAGCAGATTATAACCTTCCAAATGGAACACCTGCAAAACCACATTCATGGTTTATAGGATTTGCACCAGCAGATAATCCAAAGATAGCTTTAGCAGTAATTGTTGAAAATGGAGGTTATGGTTCTACAGCAGCAGCACAAGTTGCAGGAAATGTAATAAATACAGCACTTAGATAG
- the murB gene encoding UDP-N-acetylmuramate dehydrogenase — protein MNQYGKYKDLFSKIYNESQIQLDAKMSEHIYFKVGGPVDILLTPNNIEQLKETITVCKDNNIPFYVIGNGSNLLVKDGGIRGVVIKVCDLNKIERMGNKIKAGTGALLKDVSKEATEAALAGFQFACGIPGSVGGAVYMNAGAYDGEISFVIESAEVLDDNQEIRVLSKEELNLGYRQSVVMQKGYVVLSATFELIPDDHDKIQSRVNDLTTRREDRQPLEYPSAGSTFKRPEGHFAGKLIEDAGLKGYTVGGACVSEKHAGFVINKANGTAKDVLDVIHHVQEEVKRQFGVELHPEVRILGED, from the coding sequence ATGAATCAGTATGGAAAATATAAAGACTTGTTTAGTAAAATATATAATGAGTCACAAATTCAATTGGATGCAAAAATGAGTGAACATATATACTTTAAAGTTGGAGGGCCTGTAGATATACTTTTGACTCCAAATAATATAGAGCAATTAAAAGAAACTATTACGGTTTGTAAAGATAATAATATTCCGTTTTATGTTATTGGAAATGGATCTAACCTTTTAGTTAAGGATGGAGGAATTAGAGGCGTTGTTATTAAAGTATGTGATCTTAATAAAATAGAACGTATGGGAAATAAGATTAAAGCTGGAACTGGTGCTTTACTTAAAGATGTTTCAAAGGAAGCAACAGAAGCAGCTTTAGCAGGTTTCCAATTTGCATGTGGCATTCCAGGCAGTGTGGGTGGCGCTGTATATATGAATGCTGGAGCTTATGATGGAGAAATATCATTTGTAATTGAAAGTGCTGAAGTTCTTGATGATAATCAAGAAATTAGAGTTTTATCAAAGGAAGAATTAAATTTAGGATACAGACAATCTGTAGTTATGCAAAAAGGTTATGTAGTTTTAAGTGCTACATTTGAATTAATTCCTGACGATCATGATAAAATACAGTCAAGGGTTAATGATTTAACTACAAGAAGAGAAGACAGACAGCCATTAGAATATCCTTCAGCTGGAAGTACCTTTAAAAGACCCGAAGGTCATTTTGCAGGAAAGCTTATTGAAGATGCTGGATTAAAAGGATATACAGTTGGTGGTGCATGTGTTTCAGAAAAGCATGCAGGTTTTGTAATAAATAAAGCTAATGGAACTGCAAAAGATGTATTAGATGTAATTCATCATGTTCAAGAAGAAGTTAAGAGACAATTTGGTGTTGAGCTTCATCCAGAAGTAAGAATTTTAGGCGAAGATTAA
- the rapZ gene encoding RNase adapter RapZ, translated as MRFVIVTGLSGAGKTQATRALEDLGYFCVDNLPPKLIPKFAEACMQSNGNIEKVALVIDIRGGVFFDDFFGSIKYLKDNEFEYEILFLEATDEVLIKRFKETRRSHPLSPDGRVLTGITLERDKLREIKNAADMIIDTTKYEIRHLREKINESYGDNTYPEKQLTVTVLSFGFKYGIPVDSDLVFDVRFIPNPFYIPELKQYSGNDEPVKDYVLKQVETKTFIEKLMDMLRYLIPNYIKEGKRQLIISIGCTGGRHRSVAIANELYERLNSESYNSKIEHRDVTEDLHKGEKKL; from the coding sequence ATGAGATTTGTTATAGTTACAGGATTATCAGGAGCTGGGAAAACACAAGCTACAAGAGCTTTAGAAGATTTAGGATATTTTTGTGTAGATAATCTTCCACCTAAATTAATTCCAAAGTTTGCAGAAGCATGTATGCAAAGCAATGGAAATATAGAAAAAGTGGCGTTAGTTATAGATATTCGTGGCGGAGTATTTTTTGATGATTTCTTTGGATCAATCAAATACCTTAAAGATAATGAATTTGAATATGAAATATTATTTTTAGAAGCAACCGATGAGGTTTTAATAAAGAGATTTAAGGAAACAAGAAGAAGCCATCCATTATCACCTGATGGAAGAGTTCTAACAGGAATAACACTTGAAAGAGATAAACTTCGAGAAATCAAAAATGCTGCAGACATGATAATAGATACTACAAAATATGAAATAAGGCATTTAAGAGAAAAAATTAATGAGTCTTATGGAGATAATACTTATCCAGAAAAACAACTTACCGTAACAGTTTTAAGCTTTGGATTTAAATATGGTATTCCAGTTGATTCTGACTTGGTTTTTGATGTTAGATTTATACCAAACCCTTTTTATATTCCTGAATTAAAGCAGTATTCAGGTAATGATGAACCAGTTAAGGATTATGTTCTAAAGCAGGTTGAAACAAAGACGTTTATAGAAAAGTTAATGGATATGCTTAGATATTTAATTCCTAATTATATTAAAGAAGGAAAGAGACAGTTAATAATTTCTATAGGATGTACAGGCGGAAGACATCGCTCTGTTGCAATTGCAAATGAATTATATGAAAGATTAAACTCTGAAAGTTATAATTCAAAAATAGAACATAGAGATGTGACAGAAGATCTTCATAAAGGGGAAAAGAAACTATGA
- a CDS encoding bacteriocin immunity protein, with protein MNKKYKNLINELQNTLDDPKVKINQELTNVLISYKYKLENGEEYRLVCTKLTHIIASYVREHNFKAPESVLKLYNYLANGDAQYRGLASFITWF; from the coding sequence GTGAATAAAAAATATAAAAATTTAATAAACGAATTACAAAATACATTAGATGATCCTAAAGTTAAAATCAACCAAGAATTAACTAATGTTTTAATATCATATAAATATAAATTAGAAAATGGTGAAGAGTATCGACTAGTTTGTACAAAATTGACTCATATTATTGCATCATACGTTCGAGAACATAATTTTAAAGCTCCAGAATCAGTTTTAAAATTATATAACTATTTAGCAAATGGTGATGCACAATATAGAGGCTTAGCTTCATTTATTACATGGTTCTAA
- the whiA gene encoding DNA-binding protein WhiA yields the protein MSFSSKVKGEICRYVDISKEEALSEISAIMKVSGTLAFSGSGLSFKMTTENPASARLIFTLLKDHFDIHSRLMVKKSNSLKKNNIYMVVITEEMGVRDLLSETGILKEIDGIMSLDYRIERHIFDDDSMKRAYIRGAFIGGGSISNPEKTYHLEFVTHSEEYARDLCNLVNSFKLNSKVIQRKNSFIVYIKEGEQIVDLLNIIGAHSSLLEVENIRIMKEMRNNVNRLVNCETANLSKTVNAAVRQVESIKLIQSQIGLQRLPENLREVAELRLNYPDESLKELGEMLDPPVGKSGINHRLRKIEKIAEELRS from the coding sequence ATGTCATTTTCATCAAAAGTTAAAGGAGAAATATGCAGATATGTTGATATTTCAAAGGAAGAAGCTCTTTCTGAAATATCAGCAATAATGAAAGTTAGTGGGACATTAGCTTTTAGTGGAAGTGGATTAAGCTTTAAGATGACTACGGAGAATCCAGCTAGTGCCAGGCTTATATTTACCCTGTTAAAGGATCACTTTGATATTCATTCAAGACTAATGGTTAAGAAAAGCAATTCACTTAAGAAGAATAACATATACATGGTAGTTATTACAGAAGAAATGGGCGTAAGGGATCTGCTTAGCGAGACAGGAATTTTAAAAGAAATTGATGGGATAATGAGTCTTGACTATAGAATAGAACGTCATATTTTTGATGATGATAGTATGAAGAGAGCTTATATAAGAGGTGCTTTTATAGGTGGAGGAAGTATAAGCAATCCAGAAAAGACTTATCATCTTGAATTTGTAACTCATAGTGAGGAGTATGCAAGAGATTTATGTAATCTGGTAAATTCCTTTAAGCTTAATTCAAAGGTTATTCAAAGAAAAAACAGCTTTATTGTGTATATAAAGGAAGGCGAGCAGATTGTTGACCTTCTTAATATAATAGGTGCTCATTCATCATTATTAGAAGTAGAGAATATAAGAATAATGAAGGAAATGAGAAACAATGTAAATAGGCTTGTTAACTGTGAAACAGCAAATCTTTCAAAGACTGTAAATGCAGCAGTAAGACAGGTTGAAAGCATTAAGCTTATACAATCACAGATAGGACTTCAGAGACTTCCTGAAAATCTTAGAGAAGTAGCAGAACTTAGATTAAACTATCCAGATGAATCTTTAAAAGAACTTGGAGAAATGCTTGATCCTCCAGTTGGAAAATCAGGTATAAATCATAGACTTAGAAAAATTGAAAAAATAGCTGAAGAGCTTAGAAGTTAG